The DNA segment AGGTGGTTTACAGCGTTAACTGAGCAGCGGAAACAAAACGCTTCGCGTTCTGGCGGCACCGCCGCGAAGCGTCGTTCTCACCTCGTGGTTAACAGTGTAAACTATTTTTAGGGTTTACGCAAGAGGCAGGCGAAATATCGCCGCCCACCTGCGGCGACTTTAGCCGGCAAGACCCGCCGAAACGGAACTGGGCACCCTCGCGGATGCCCCGGATCCGGCGTTTTGCCAGTGCCGTCTAGCGGCGCAGGTTCTCGAAGACGCCTGCCGCGCCCATCCCGCCGCCGACGCACATCGTGACGATGCCGTAGCGCTCGCCGCGGCGCTCCATCTCGTGGAGGAGCGTGGCCGTCAGCTTGGCTCCGGTGCAGCCGAGCGGGTGGCCGAGCGCAATCGCCCCACCGTTGACGTTGACCTTGTCCTGGTCTAGCCCCAGCTCGCGAATCACGGCGAGGGCCTGGCTGGCGAACGCCTCGTTGAGTTCGAGGAGGCCGATGTCGCCCAGCGCCAGGCCTGTCTGCCCCAGCACTTTCTTGACCGCGTTGATCGGGCCGATGCCCATGATCTCGGGCGGCGCGCCGTGCACGGCGAACCCGACGAGCCGGGCGAGCGGCTCGGCTCCGGTCTCCTCCACCATCCGCTTGCTCATCACGACAGCGGCGGCCCCGCCGTCGTTCATCTGCGAGGCGTTGCCCGCCGTCACGCTCCCGCCCTGCTTGAACGCCGGGCGAAGCCGGGCGAGCGCTTCGAGCGTCGTGTCGGCGCGCGGGCCTTCGTCGGTGTCGTGAGTGAAGGAGCGTTCCTCGGTCTCGGTGCCACCGGCGTAGACGACCTCGTGCACCTCAACGGGGACGGTCTCGGCCCCGAACCGCCCGCTCTCAATCGCGTCGATGGCGCGCTGGTGCGACTGGAGCGCGAAGGCGTCCTGGTCCTCGCGGCTGATGTCGTACTGGTCGGCGACGTTCTCGGCGGTGATGCCCATCGAGGAATACACGTCGGGGTTCTCCTGAACGAGGTCGGTGTCGGGGCTGAAGAAGAACCCGCCCATCGGGACCGAACTCATCGACTCGGTGCCGCCGGCGACGACGACCTCGCTCTGGCCGAGCGTGACGGCGGCGCTGGCCTGGGCAATCGTCTGGAGGCCGGACGAGCAGAAGCGGTTGACGGTGACGGCGGCGGCATCGTCCGGGAGGCCGGCCTTCTGCGAGATCACGCGGGCCATGTTCATCCCCTGCGGTCCCTCGGGGAAGGCGCATCCCATGATGACGTCTTCGATCTGCTCGGGGCTGAGGCTCCCAGCGCGGTCGATGGCAGCCTGCACGGCAGTCGCGCCGAGGACCTCGGGCCGGACGTGGACGAGCGCGCCCCGGTTCGCCTTGCCGACGGGTGTGCGGACGCTGGATACGATAAAGGCTTCGTTGATTTGCATAGGTCTGTTGCGACGGTGGTGAGGCTTCGGGCGTAGGGGCGCAGCATGCTGCGCCCCTACGGTAGGTCCCACACGGGCCTAGTTACGGAGCGGCTTGTTGGTCGTGAGGATGCTCTGGATGCGGGCCTGGGTTTTCTCCTCGCCGAGGAGCGAGAGGAAGACCTCGCGTTCGAGCGCGAGCAGGTAGTCCTCGTGGACCTCTGTGCGGCCGGGAAGGTCGCCGCCGGTGAGCACGTAGGCGAGCTTCGAGGCGAGGAAATGGTCGTACTCGCTGATGTAGTTGCCCTCTTCGAACTGGTAGAGCGCGACCTCGAACTGCCCCCGCCCCGGCTTGCCGAGGACCGGGATGCGGGTCCGCACCGGCGGCGGCAGGTAGCCCTGCTCGCTGAGGCGGACGACCTCGGCCTTGGCGACGTGGAACCGCCGGGCGTCGTTCATCACGATCACGGCCTCCGGCGGGAGGAAGTTCATCGCCTGCGCCATGTGCGCCGAGGTCGCCACCTTCGCCATCGCGATCTGCTCGAAGTGCTGGCGGAGGAAGGGCTGAATCTCGCTCGGACGGTCGGGGTTGGCGGCGAGTTCGCCGGCCTTCGCCGCCATCATCATCGTCCCGCCGCCGCCGGGGATCAGCCCGACGCCGAGTTCGACGAGGCCGATGTAGGTCTCGGCCGCCGCGACGGGGTGCGGGCACGCCATCGTGATCTCGCAGCCGCCGCCGAGCACGCGCTGGTGCGTCGCCACGACGACCGGCTTGGTGCTGTAGCGGACCTTCATCACGGTGTCCTGGAAGCCTTCGAGGAAGCCGCCGACCTGGTCTAGCTGCCCCATCGCAACCGCCATTGCCACCTCGCCGAGGTTGGCCCCGACCGAGAAGTTGGCCCCCTCGTTGCCGATCACGAGTCCGCGCAGGTCGCGGTCGTTCTCGACCTTGTCGATGGCTTCGCTCAGCCCCTGCATCACCTCCTGGCCGAGGCTATTGGCCTTGCTTCTAAACTCGAAGAGCGCGACGCCGTCGCCGAGGTCGAGGAGCGCGGCTTCGCTGTTCTTCCAGAGGGTCTTGCTTTCGTCCTGCTTGATGACGGCGAGGCCGAACTCGTCGGCCGGGCGCGGGTCGGCGACGTACTCGCCCTGGCCCGGCACCCAGACGTGGCGCGTCCCGCCCTCCTCTTTGTAGAACCCTTCCGAGGGCACGTCGGCCACCCAGCTGGGGACCTCGATGCCGTGCTCGTTCAGGTCGCTGCGGACGGTGTCCACGCCGAGGGCATCCCACATCTGGAACGGTCCCATCTCCCAGCCGAAGCCCCACGCGACGGCGCGGTCGAGGTCCGCCGGGCTGTCAGTGATCTCGGGGACGCGGCGGGCGCTGTAGCCGAAGAGGTCGAGCGTGGTGGTGCGGAAGAACGAGCCGGCGCGGCCGTCGTCGGCGTAGAGCTTCGGCAGGCGGTCTTCGAGTTTGCCGCCCTTGAACGGGCTGATGTCGAGGTCGCTCTCGGCGGGGTCCTCATAGGCCATCGTCTGCATGTTGACGGACCGGATGACCTTGCCCTCCTTCTTGTAGAACCCGGCCTTCGTCTTCGCGCCGAGGTTGCCGTCGTCAACGAGCTTGTTCAGCACGTCGGGGACGCGGAAGGCGTCGCGGCTCTCGTCGTCCGGGACGGCGTCGTAGAGGTTCTGGGCGACGTGCCGGAGCGTGTCGAGCCCGACCACGTCGGCGGTGCGGAAGGTGGCGCTCTTGGGGTGACCGATGAGTTGGCCGGTGAGTTGGTCGATCTCCTCAACCGAGTAGTCGCCCTCGGTGGCCTGCCGGAGCGCCTGCATCATCGCGTAGACGCCGATCCGGTTGCCGATG comes from the Bacteroidota bacterium genome and includes:
- a CDS encoding thiolase family protein — translated: MQINEAFIVSSVRTPVGKANRGALVHVRPEVLGATAVQAAIDRAGSLSPEQIEDVIMGCAFPEGPQGMNMARVISQKAGLPDDAAAVTVNRFCSSGLQTIAQASAAVTLGQSEVVVAGGTESMSSVPMGGFFFSPDTDLVQENPDVYSSMGITAENVADQYDISREDQDAFALQSHQRAIDAIESGRFGAETVPVEVHEVVYAGGTETEERSFTHDTDEGPRADTTLEALARLRPAFKQGGSVTAGNASQMNDGGAAAVVMSKRMVEETGAEPLARLVGFAVHGAPPEIMGIGPINAVKKVLGQTGLALGDIGLLELNEAFASQALAVIRELGLDQDKVNVNGGAIALGHPLGCTGAKLTATLLHEMERRGERYGIVTMCVGGGMGAAGVFENLRR
- a CDS encoding 3-hydroxyacyl-CoA dehydrogenase NAD-binding domain-containing protein, translated to METLTQTTTNGQRTPVAAPRPFRTAAVLGAGVMGSQIAAHLANAGLQVLLLDVTPESIGKEGTPNSLVEGAFKAATKMNPAPFFTPAVQKRVTLGNFDDDFDKISSVDWVIEVVVERMDIKQSVIARIEEHASEAAVISTNTSGLPIGEIAGGRSDDFKRRFLGTHFFNPPRYLKLFEMIPTPDTDPAVTERVAHFARVHLGKGVVIAKDTPNFIGNRIGVYAMMQALRQATEGDYSVEEIDQLTGQLIGHPKSATFRTADVVGLDTLRHVAQNLYDAVPDDESRDAFRVPDVLNKLVDDGNLGAKTKAGFYKKEGKVIRSVNMQTMAYEDPAESDLDISPFKGGKLEDRLPKLYADDGRAGSFFRTTTLDLFGYSARRVPEITDSPADLDRAVAWGFGWEMGPFQMWDALGVDTVRSDLNEHGIEVPSWVADVPSEGFYKEEGGTRHVWVPGQGEYVADPRPADEFGLAVIKQDESKTLWKNSEAALLDLGDGVALFEFRSKANSLGQEVMQGLSEAIDKVENDRDLRGLVIGNEGANFSVGANLGEVAMAVAMGQLDQVGGFLEGFQDTVMKVRYSTKPVVVATHQRVLGGGCEITMACPHPVAAAETYIGLVELGVGLIPGGGGTMMMAAKAGELAANPDRPSEIQPFLRQHFEQIAMAKVATSAHMAQAMNFLPPEAVIVMNDARRFHVAKAEVVRLSEQGYLPPPVRTRIPVLGKPGRGQFEVALYQFEEGNYISEYDHFLASKLAYVLTGGDLPGRTEVHEDYLLALEREVFLSLLGEEKTQARIQSILTTNKPLRN